From the Pseudodesulfovibrio indicus genome, the window ACGCCATCCATACGCAAAAAGAATTGGACCATACCCCCCGCCTCCGGCTACCCGTCGGGGAACATACGGAGATACCCACATGGACATATTCACCCGCTCCGTGCCCTTCTACAAGATGCAGGGGTGCGGCAACGATTTCGTGGTCATCGACAACCGGGAGCTCGGGGTCCCGCAATCCGCCATGGCCGACTGGGCCAAGGCGGTCTGCGCCCGCGCCTTCGGGGTCTGCGCCGACGGCCTGTTCTTTCTCGAAAACAGCGACGACCCGGCGCTGGCCTACCGCTGGCACTTCTACAACTCGGACGGCTCCCGCGCCGAGATGTGCGGCAACGCCTCGCGCTGCGCGGGCAAGCTGGCCCACGCCATCGGCCTGGCCCCCGCCGAGCACGTCTTCGGCACCGACGCCGGCCCCATCAAGGCCAAGGTCCTGCTCGACGGCCCGGACCAGGGCCGCGTCAAGGTCCAGCTGACCCCGCCCAAGGGGACCGAGACCGGCATCGTCCTGGACGTGGACGGCACGCCCCTGACCGTGCACTTCGCCGACACCGGCGTGCCTCACGCGGTCGTGTTCGTGGACGACGTGGCCGCCGTGGACATCATGGACCTCGGCCCCAAGATCCGCTACCACGCGCACTTCGCGCCCGCCGGGACCAACGTCAACTTCGCCCAGGTGGTGGACGACGCCACCATGCTGCTGCGCACCTACGAGCGCGGCGTGGAGGCCGAGACCTACGCCTGCGGCACCGGGGCCTCCGCCACCCAGCTCCTGGCCAACCAGCTCGGCCTGACCGGGTCCCGCGCCGACCTGACCACCACCGGCAACGAAGTCCTCACCGTGTTCCTCGAAGACGGCAACGTCTTCCTCCAGGGCGCGGCCGAACTGACCTTCCGGGGCGAACTCTACCTCGCTCCCATGGGCCTCAGCCTCTAACCGGGCTCCCTGAACAAAACGAAAGGGAACGTTCCTCGCGGGGCGTTCCCTTTTTGCTTTCCCGGCCCCATTTAATCCGGGGGTCCCGGTCCCGGTCAGGGCCGGGCCGCCAGGACGGTCTCGTACCGCTCGCGGGGGATGATCCGGTACTCGCCCCGCACCGAGGTGCAGACCTTGCCCTCGGCGTTGCGGATGCTTCCCCTGAGCCGGAGGGCGTTCCCCTCGCGCGAGACCAGGGCGCAGGCCGCCCGTATGGGGGAGCCGATGTATACCGGCCGCAGGAACCGGAAACTCGCGCTGGCCGTGACCGCCTCCATGATCCCCGTGGCCTCGTACCCGGCCCACCACATGGCCTCGTCCAGCAGCCCCATCTGCAGGCCGCCGTGGAAGATATCGCCCTGGCCGCAGTAGATGGACTCCGGCGTGTAGTCCGCATACACCCCGCCCTCCCCGTCGCGGTGGAAGGTCAGCTTCAGCCCGGACGGGTTGTTCGGGCCGCAGAAGAAACAGGTGCCGTCCGGAAAGGGGTTGGTCATCTCGCTCATCGGATCCTCCGGGGTTTCGCCCCTGATTACACTACCCCGCCCCCGGCGCAAAGCCCTCCGGCCTTCAGGAATCCAGGCTGTTGACACGGTTCAAAAATGAACATACTGTTCATTTTAACAATAACGAACGCCTCATTCATTATTAACCGACAAGGAGCGGGACCCATGGCGCAGGTACTCAAGGATAGCATCCGGAAACGCATTGCGGACGCGGCGGAATCGAGGTTCGCCGAACAGGGGTTCGAGAGCGCGACCATAGACATGATCGCCCGGGAGGCGGGCGTGGCCGCAGGCACGGTATACAAGTATTTCCCCAACAAGCAGGCGTTGTTCCGATCGATCGTCACGCCCGGGTTCGTGGACGAACTGTCCCGCCTGACCCGGGGTCGGATCGCCGCCTTTGCCCGGCCCGGGGGCATGGAGCCAACTCAGGACACGGCCGCGGGCGCGTCCGGGGAGTTGCTCGGCTTCCTGGCCCGAAACCGGTTGAAGGCCGTCATCCTCCTCGGCTGGAGCCGGGGAACGGAATACGGCGACTTCGTCCCGGCATACCTCCAGGACATGGAGACCAGGACCCTGGCCCAGGCGCGCGAGCAGTTCCCGCAGCTGGAGCAGACCCGGACATTCCGCTTCATGGTCCGCCGCATCCTGGAGGAGTCCGTCCGGGGAACCGTGGCCATCCTCACGGAATTCAAGGAGGAGGCCGACATCCGCAGGGCGTTCGCAGCGGCGCTGCGCTGCCGGATAGCGGGCATCGAAAGCCTGGTCGCCTGGGCGCTGGCCGGGGAGGAGTAGCCGTGCATGGGTTCGACCTCCTGGCCGAGGCCAAGATGCGCCAATGGGAAAAGGAGAGGAAGGAAGGCGGGGCCAAGGCTGCTGCGAACAGGCCCACCGTCACCGTGGAGTCCGGCGACTCCCTGGAGAAGCAGCTCTTCGCGGACATCAAACGTCTCATCCTGCGGTCCCGGGAGGAACCTCCGCAGACCGGGCGGACGACGCTGAAGGAGGCGGAGAAGGTGCAGGTGCAGCTGTCCGCCAGGCTCGAAAAGGCCGGGGCCTGCCACCTCAGCCGATATGTCGCCGAAAGGATCCGGGCCATGCGGGAAGGGAGGGACGAATAACCCTTTCCTCCCCCCTCCTTCGAAAACGCCCGCCCCGCCGGGTCCGCAAACCCCCGAGCGAAGCGAGCGCCGAAAAGTTTTGAAGAGGAGTCCAGAGGGGGAACTTTTTCAAGAGTTCCCCCTCTGGCCACCGGAGGTATCCCTACTTGACGGGCGTGGCGGCCACCCGTTCTTCCTGGGTCATGGCGGCGAGCCGCTCGACCTCATCCATGTCCAGTCCGAGGCCCTCGGCCACGCGGGTGCCGTACTCCTTGTGGGTCAGGTAGAACAGGGCGCATTGGCGCAGCTGGATGGGTTGCGGCACGCTTTTCATGGAGCCGAGGATGTTGTTCACGAGGTTGGTGCGGTCCTGGTCGGTCATGACCACGGAGTACAGGGTCCCCGGCTGGACGAAGTCGTCGTTGGGGTGGGTGTACTCATGGCGCGCGCCCACGCCGTCGAGCGGGATTTCCGGCTCGTTGGAGACGCCGTCCGGGACCGGGCCGTGGAAGGAATTGGGCCAGTAGTTGGGGCCGCCCCCGCCATTGTTGTCCACGCGCATGTTGCCGTCGCGCTGGTAGTTGTTTTCCGGCGCGAGCTTGGGCTGGTTGACCGGGATGAGGTGGTAGTTGGGTCCCAGCCGGTGCAGATGGGTGTCGTGATAGGAGAAGAGGCGTCCCTGGAGCATCTTGTCCGGCGAAACGCCGATGCCGGGCACGAGATTGCTCGGGTTGAAGGCGGCCTGCTCCACCTCGGCGAAGTAGTTCTCCGGGTTGCGGTCGAGCACGAGCTTGCCCACGGTGATGGGCGGAACCTCCTTGTGCGGCCAGACCTTGGTGATGTCGAAGATGTCCCAGCCGAAGTCCTTGGCCTGTTCGGGCGAGAGAATCTGCATCTCCAGGGTCCAGGACGGGTAGTCCCCGGCCTCGATGGCGTCGTACAGGTCGCGGGTGGCGTGATCCGGGTCCTTGCCGCACATCTCCGCGGCCTCGGGGCCGGTCAGGTTTTTGATCCCCTGGTCGGTCTTGAAATGGTACTGGACCCAGTAGTATTCGCCCTTGTCGTTGTACCACTTGTAGGTGTGGCTGGAATAGCCGTTCATGTTCCGATAGGTGGCCGGGGTGCCGCGATCCGAAAACAGGATGGTCACCTGGTGCATGGATTCAGGGGTCAGGGACCAGAAATCCCAGGCCATGGTCGGGCTCTTGAGGTTGGTGGCCGGGTCGCGTTTCTGGGTGTGGATGAAGTCGGGGAATTTGAGGGGATCGCGGATGAAGAAGACCGGGGTGTTGTTGCCGGTCATGTCGTAGTTTCCTTCCTCGGTATAGAACTTGAGGGCGAAACCGCGCGGGTCGCGTTCGGCGTCGGCGCTCCCCTTCTCCCCGCCCACCGTGGAGAAGCGGGCGAAGACGTCGGTCTTCTTGCCCACCTTGGAGAGAAAAGCGGCCTTGGTGTACTTGGTCACGTCGGCGGTGACCTCGAAATACCCGTATGCGCCCGCGCCCTTGGCATGGACCACGCGCTCAGGGATGCGCTCGCGGTCGAAATGGGCCAGCTTCTCAAGCAGGTGGACGTCCTGCATCAGGGTCGGGCCGCGTCCGCCGGCGGTCAGGGTGTTCAGGTCGTTGCCTACGGGGCTGCCAAAGGCGCTCGTCAATTTCTTGTCTTTCGTCATGGTCGGCTCCTCATCTTACGACGTGTTGTGGGGCGGCTTGCCCCTTGTTTTTCTCAGGTGACTGGGACCATAGCAGATAGTAACAATTATCGATATCATTTTCTTAAGAACCCTCCGGGAAACATCCGATTCCGCGCCAATTCGCCAGGATTACGGGAAATGTGCTTTTGCCACTCTACATAGCACAAAAAAAAGCCCCTGCAAAAGGCAGGGGCTTTGTAGTGTTTCGCGGACCGGGAGTTAGCCGACAAGTTCCTTGTTGCCTTCCACCAGATCGGTGACCACGCCCGGATCGGCCAGGGTCGAGGTGTCGCCGAACTCGCTGGAGCCTTCGACGATCTTGCGCAGCACGCGGCGCATGATCTTGCCGGACCGGGTCTTGGGCAGCCCGTCAGCGAACTGGATGAACTCGGGAGTGGCGATGGGGCCGATCTCCTTGCGCACCCAGACCTTCAGCTCCTTGACCATGTCGTCGGTCGGCTCCAGGCCGGAGCGCAGGGTGACGTAGGCATAGATGGTCTCTCCCTTGATGTCGTGAGGCATGCCGACCACCGCGGCCTCGGCCACGTCCGGGTGCGCCACCAGGGCGGATTCGATCTCGGCGGTGCCCATGCGGTGGCCGGAGACGTTGATGACGTCGTCGAGCCGCCCCATGATCCAGAAGTAACCGTCCTCGTCCACGCGCGCGCCGTCGCCCGCCTCGTAGGCTCCGGGGAACCCGGCGAAGTAGGTGGACTTGTAGCGGTCGGTGTCGCCCCAGACGTTGCGCAGCATGCCGGGCCACGGCTTGTCGATGATCAGATGGCCGCCCTCGTTGGCGTCGGCCTGGGTGCCGTCGCGGCGCACGATCTTGGCCGAGATGCCGGGCAGGGCCAGGGTCGCGGAGCCGGGCTTGAGCGGGGTGGCGTAGGGCATGGCGGAGATCATGATGCCGCCGGTCTCGGTCTGCCACCAGGTGTCCACGATGGGCAGTTTCCCGCCGCCGATGTTCTTGTGGTACCAGAGCCACGCCTCGGGGTTGATGGGCTCGCCCACCGACCCGAGCAGCCGCAGGGAGGAAAGGTCGTAGTGCTGGGTCCACTGCTCGCCCTCGCGCATCAGCGCGCGGATGACCGTGGGCGCGGTGTAGAAGATGTTGATCTTGAACTTGTCAACGATCTGCCAGAACCGGTCCGGCTTGGGATAGCTCGGCACGCCCTCGAACATGACCGAGGTGGCGCCGAGTGCCAGCGGGCCGTAGACGATGTAGGAGTGGCCGGTGATCCAGCCGACGTCGGCCGTGCACCAGTAGACGTCGTCGTCCTTGACGTCGAACACGTACTGGGTGGTGTGCGCGGTGTAGGTCAGGTAGCCGCCGGTGGTGTGCAGCACGCCCTTGGGCTTGCCCGTGGAACCGGAGGTGTAGAGGATGAA encodes:
- a CDS encoding catalase, which gives rise to MTKDKKLTSAFGSPVGNDLNTLTAGGRGPTLMQDVHLLEKLAHFDRERIPERVVHAKGAGAYGYFEVTADVTKYTKAAFLSKVGKKTDVFARFSTVGGEKGSADAERDPRGFALKFYTEEGNYDMTGNNTPVFFIRDPLKFPDFIHTQKRDPATNLKSPTMAWDFWSLTPESMHQVTILFSDRGTPATYRNMNGYSSHTYKWYNDKGEYYWVQYHFKTDQGIKNLTGPEAAEMCGKDPDHATRDLYDAIEAGDYPSWTLEMQILSPEQAKDFGWDIFDITKVWPHKEVPPITVGKLVLDRNPENYFAEVEQAAFNPSNLVPGIGVSPDKMLQGRLFSYHDTHLHRLGPNYHLIPVNQPKLAPENNYQRDGNMRVDNNGGGGPNYWPNSFHGPVPDGVSNEPEIPLDGVGARHEYTHPNDDFVQPGTLYSVVMTDQDRTNLVNNILGSMKSVPQPIQLRQCALFYLTHKEYGTRVAEGLGLDMDEVERLAAMTQEERVAATPVK
- the dapF gene encoding diaminopimelate epimerase; its protein translation is MDIFTRSVPFYKMQGCGNDFVVIDNRELGVPQSAMADWAKAVCARAFGVCADGLFFLENSDDPALAYRWHFYNSDGSRAEMCGNASRCAGKLAHAIGLAPAEHVFGTDAGPIKAKVLLDGPDQGRVKVQLTPPKGTETGIVLDVDGTPLTVHFADTGVPHAVVFVDDVAAVDIMDLGPKIRYHAHFAPAGTNVNFAQVVDDATMLLRTYERGVEAETYACGTGASATQLLANQLGLTGSRADLTTTGNEVLTVFLEDGNVFLQGAAELTFRGELYLAPMGLSL
- the acs gene encoding acetate--CoA ligase, coding for MTEEEKKIESLQKDGQIFQPDAAMQDQAWIKSMDEYNAANKRALDDPDGYWGERAKDLISWFSEFDSVLEADYDKPEFKWFSGGRTNVSYNCLDRHLTDGRRNKAALIWQGEPEEDVRVYTYQMLHTEVCRFANVLKKKGVKRGDRVSLYMPMIPELAIAMLACTRLGAPHSIVFAGFSSIALQSRIEDAEAKVLVTADAVLRAGKTIPLKPNADEALKDCPSVEQCIVVKRGGNEVNMVEGRDSWWHDEITAEDISSECPYEEMEAEDPLFILYTSGSTGKPKGVLHTTGGYLTYTAHTTQYVFDVKDDDVYWCTADVGWITGHSYIVYGPLALGATSVMFEGVPSYPKPDRFWQIVDKFKINIFYTAPTVIRALMREGEQWTQHYDLSSLRLLGSVGEPINPEAWLWYHKNIGGGKLPIVDTWWQTETGGIMISAMPYATPLKPGSATLALPGISAKIVRRDGTQADANEGGHLIIDKPWPGMLRNVWGDTDRYKSTYFAGFPGAYEAGDGARVDEDGYFWIMGRLDDVINVSGHRMGTAEIESALVAHPDVAEAAVVGMPHDIKGETIYAYVTLRSGLEPTDDMVKELKVWVRKEIGPIATPEFIQFADGLPKTRSGKIMRRVLRKIVEGSSEFGDTSTLADPGVVTDLVEGNKELVG
- a CDS encoding PaaI family thioesterase — encoded protein: MSEMTNPFPDGTCFFCGPNNPSGLKLTFHRDGEGGVYADYTPESIYCGQGDIFHGGLQMGLLDEAMWWAGYEATGIMEAVTASASFRFLRPVYIGSPIRAACALVSREGNALRLRGSIRNAEGKVCTSVRGEYRIIPRERYETVLAARP
- a CDS encoding helix-turn-helix domain-containing protein codes for the protein MAQVLKDSIRKRIADAAESRFAEQGFESATIDMIAREAGVAAGTVYKYFPNKQALFRSIVTPGFVDELSRLTRGRIAAFARPGGMEPTQDTAAGASGELLGFLARNRLKAVILLGWSRGTEYGDFVPAYLQDMETRTLAQAREQFPQLEQTRTFRFMVRRILEESVRGTVAILTEFKEEADIRRAFAAALRCRIAGIESLVAWALAGEE